In Chromatiaceae bacterium, a single genomic region encodes these proteins:
- a CDS encoding NADH-quinone oxidoreductase subunit M translates to MTADWPILSATIWLPILGGAIVLGSGDRAPNVSRWLALIFALLTFLVSIPLFTGFDASTAQMQFVERSEWVPAFNTYYYLGVDGISMPLILLTTFITVLVIIAGWEVIQYKPSQYMAAFLIMEGVMVGVFASLDAMLFYVFWEAMLIPMFIIIGVWGGPNRVYATIKFFLYTFLGSVFMLVALIYMYFKSGSMEILAFHSLKLGLTEQVLIFVAFLLAFAVKVPMWPVHTWLPDAHVEAPTGGSVILAAIMLKIGGYGFLRFSLPITPDASNELDWLIIAMSLIAVVYIGFVALVQQDMKKLIAYSSIAHMGFVTLGFFIAFTIMARSEASGGIALGMQGGMVQMVSHGFISAALFLCVGVLYDRLHSRQIDDYGGVVNVMPWFAAFMVFFAMANAGLPGTSGFVGEFMVILASFRADFWFAFLAATTLIIGAAYTLWMVKRVVYGEIGSAKVAALQDINKREAVVLTSLAVAVLVLGIWPAPLIEVMDVSIENLVKHIAVTKL, encoded by the coding sequence ATGACTGCAGATTGGCCGATACTCAGCGCAACGATCTGGTTGCCGATCCTCGGTGGGGCGATCGTGCTCGGCAGCGGTGATCGTGCGCCCAACGTATCGCGGTGGCTGGCGCTGATCTTCGCGTTGCTGACGTTCCTGGTCAGCATCCCGCTGTTCACCGGTTTCGATGCCTCGACCGCGCAGATGCAGTTCGTCGAGCGGTCCGAGTGGGTCCCGGCCTTCAATACCTATTACTATCTCGGCGTCGACGGCATATCGATGCCGCTGATCCTGCTGACCACCTTCATCACCGTGCTGGTGATCATTGCCGGTTGGGAGGTGATCCAGTACAAGCCCTCCCAGTACATGGCGGCGTTCCTGATCATGGAGGGCGTGATGGTCGGGGTGTTCGCCTCGCTCGACGCGATGCTGTTCTACGTGTTCTGGGAGGCCATGCTGATCCCGATGTTCATCATCATCGGCGTCTGGGGCGGGCCGAACCGGGTCTACGCAACGATCAAGTTCTTCCTGTACACCTTCCTCGGCTCGGTGTTCATGCTGGTCGCATTGATCTACATGTACTTCAAGTCCGGGTCGATGGAGATCCTGGCGTTTCACTCGCTGAAGCTGGGCCTGACCGAGCAGGTGCTGATCTTCGTCGCCTTCCTGCTCGCGTTTGCCGTCAAGGTGCCGATGTGGCCGGTGCATACCTGGCTGCCGGATGCGCACGTCGAGGCCCCGACCGGCGGCTCGGTGATCCTGGCGGCGATCATGCTGAAGATCGGCGGTTACGGTTTCCTGCGCTTCAGCCTGCCGATCACGCCGGACGCAAGCAACGAACTCGACTGGCTGATCATCGCGATGTCGTTGATCGCCGTGGTCTATATCGGCTTCGTCGCGCTGGTTCAGCAGGACATGAAGAAGCTGATCGCGTACTCGTCGATCGCGCACATGGGTTTTGTGACCCTGGGTTTCTTCATTGCATTCACGATCATGGCGCGCAGCGAGGCCAGCGGTGGCATCGCGCTGGGCATGCAGGGCGGCATGGTGCAGATGGTCTCGCACGGATTCATCTCGGCGGCGCTGTTCCTGTGTGTCGGGGTCCTGTATGACCGCCTGCACAGCCGCCAGATCGACGACTACGGCGGTGTGGTCAACGTGATGCCCTGGTTCGCGGCATTCATGGTGTTCTTCGCGATGGCGAACGCCGGTCTCCCGGGTACCTCCGGTTTCGTCGGCGAGTTCATGGTGATCCTCGCGAGTTTCCGCGCGGACTTCTGGTTTGCGTTCCTTGCCGCGACGACCCTGATCATCGGCGCGGCCTATACGCTGTGGATGGTGAAGCGCGTCGTCTACGGCGAGATCGGTTCCGCGAAGGTGGCCGCCCTGCAGGACATCAACAAGCGTGAAGCGGTCGTGCTGACCTCGCTGGCGGTGGCCGTGCTCGTGCTGGGCATCTGGCCGGCGCCGCTGATCGAGGTGATGGATGTCTCCATCGAGAACCTGGTGAAACACATCGCCGTGACGAAACTTTGA
- the nuoN gene encoding NADH-quinone oxidoreductase subunit NuoN, whose protein sequence is MEYNLVTLQPVLPEIFLLTAACVILVVDLFLSDRTRLLTYGLSLAALIGGIALTQYAAGPERQVILDGSFVRDPMADVLKTGLLLVTLFAFVYAKDYLRALGILRGEYFVLGLFAVLGMMVMISANSFLVVYLGLELLALCLYALVAFHRDSKKGAEAAMKYFVLGALASGMLLYGISMVYGATGQIVFPDVAAAIAAGTADQTVLVFGLVFIVIGVSFKFGAVPFHMWVPDVYHGAPTAVTLFLGSAPKIAAFALAMRLLVDGMGGLLVQWQDMLTILAVLSLALGNLVAVAQTNLKRMLAYSTISHVGFIFLGLLAGTDKGFSAAMFYAIVYALTAAGGFGVVTMLSRNGFDAENIHDLKGLNERSPWLAFMMMLILFSMAGVPPTVGFFAKLFVLDAVISIDMVWLAAVAVFFSIIGAFYYIRAVKVMYFDKPIDNTPLVSSMDTQVMVSVNGLAMLAFGLFPAALMNACRAAFGA, encoded by the coding sequence ATGGAATACAACCTCGTTACATTGCAGCCCGTATTGCCGGAGATCTTTCTGCTGACGGCGGCGTGCGTGATCCTCGTTGTGGATCTGTTTCTCAGCGATCGCACGCGCCTGCTGACCTACGGCCTGTCGTTGGCCGCACTGATCGGCGGCATCGCGCTGACCCAGTATGCGGCCGGTCCGGAGCGGCAGGTGATCCTGGACGGCAGTTTCGTGCGCGACCCGATGGCGGACGTGCTGAAGACCGGCCTGTTGCTGGTCACGCTGTTCGCGTTCGTCTATGCCAAGGACTATCTGCGCGCGCTGGGTATCCTGCGTGGCGAGTATTTCGTGCTCGGCCTGTTCGCGGTGCTCGGGATGATGGTGATGATCTCCGCGAACAGCTTCCTGGTTGTCTACCTCGGTCTCGAACTGTTGGCGCTCTGCCTGTACGCACTGGTCGCGTTTCACCGCGATTCGAAAAAGGGTGCCGAGGCCGCGATGAAGTACTTCGTGCTGGGCGCGCTGGCCTCCGGGATGCTGTTGTACGGGATTTCGATGGTCTACGGTGCGACCGGCCAGATCGTGTTCCCTGACGTCGCGGCGGCGATCGCCGCCGGCACGGCCGACCAGACGGTGCTGGTGTTCGGCCTGGTGTTCATCGTGATCGGCGTCTCGTTCAAGTTCGGCGCCGTGCCTTTCCATATGTGGGTACCGGATGTCTATCACGGCGCACCGACTGCGGTGACCCTGTTCCTCGGCAGCGCGCCGAAGATTGCCGCGTTCGCGCTCGCAATGCGCCTGTTGGTCGACGGTATGGGAGGGCTGCTTGTCCAGTGGCAGGACATGCTGACGATCCTCGCGGTGCTCTCGCTGGCGCTTGGCAACCTGGTCGCGGTCGCCCAGACCAACCTGAAGCGCATGCTCGCGTACTCGACGATCTCGCATGTCGGCTTCATTTTCCTGGGCCTGCTGGCCGGTACCGACAAGGGCTTTTCGGCGGCGATGTTCTACGCGATCGTCTACGCGCTGACCGCTGCAGGTGGCTTCGGCGTGGTGACGATGTTGAGCCGCAACGGGTTCGATGCCGAGAACATCCATGACCTGAAAGGGCTCAACGAACGCAGCCCCTGGCTCGCGTTCATGATGATGCTGATCCTGTTCTCGATGGCCGGCGTACCGCCGACGGTCGGTTTCTTCGCGAAGCTGTTCGTGCTGGACGCCGTGATCAGCATCGACATGGTCTGGCTGGCCGCGGTTGCGGTGTTCTTCTCGATCATCGGGGCCTTCTATTACATCCGCGCGGTCAAGGTGATGTACTTCGACAAGCCGATCGACAACACACCGCTGGTCTCGTCGATGGACACCCAGGTGATGGTGTCGGTGAACGGCCTCGCGATGCTGGCGTTTGGCCTGTTCCCGGCGGCGTTGATGAACGCCTGCCGGGCCGCCTTCGGCGCCTGA